From the genome of Aerococcus urinaehominis:
TGTATGAAGCAGGCCATGTGCCTGGTGCTGTTCACCTACCTTTATCGCAATTAGAAGATAGTCTAGATGAACTAGATAAAGATACCCATTACTACACAATTTGCCACGATGGTGTAGGTTCTAAGAAAGCTGCAACTATCTTAGATGAAAATGGCTTCGACGTTACTAATGTCGAGAAAGGTGTGCCAGACTATCAAGGTGAGTTAGAAAAATAAGCATAATAAAAGGGTTCGGCAGTAATTGCTGAACCCTTTTAATATAATCACTTTTTATGTTATCACTATCTCATTACCATACCACCGTCAATTAAAATAGCTTGTCCGGTCATATAATCTGAGTCTTCAGAAGCGAGATAGGAAACTAAACCAGCCACATCTTCAGGTTCTTGCGAACGACCCATCAAGATGCTTGATGAGAATTGCTCGAAGGTTTCACCTGGGGCATTACCATTATATTTAGCCATCTCAGCATCAATGCGATCCCACATTTCTGTACCAGCAACACCTGGGCAATAGGCATTAACTGTAATACCTGCTTCCGCATACTCCTTAGCAGCTGATTGGGTTAATGAACGCACTGCGTGCTTAGTCATTGAATAAATGCCTAATAAATCATAAGACTCATGACCGGCAATTGAACAAGCATTAATAACCTTGTAGATACGGTCTTTATTTTGTTTCTTCATTTGTTCAGTAGCTGCCTGGATCCCCCATAGCACACCCTTAACGTTAATTGCTACCATTTTATCAAAGGTTTCCTCGTCCACTTGAGCAAGCGGTTTAATACCTTCGACTCCTGCATTGTTGATAAAAACATCTAGGCGTCCATATGCATCCACAGCATGAGCAACTAGGTCAAATTGGTCTTCACGTTTAGAAACATCACCTACGAAGTAGGTTGCCTCATAACCTTCATCTTGCAATTCTTTAGCCGTATTCTCAGCAGTATCTTCATGGATATCTGAAATAACAATCTTAAAACCATCTTTAGCTAAACGTTGGGCAATTCCTTTACCCAAACCAGCGCCTGAACCAGTAATCACTGCGACTCTTTCACTCATAGAAGTACCTCCTGAATTAAAGCCCTTACATCTTACACTAATATTATACGAATAGATAAACAAAATGGCAAACCATATGATTCGAAATCGAATTGATGGTCACTATCCTTAAAAATGTATTTAAAATATATAAGCGCTATGGGCAAAACAAAGCTAATTATCTATAATAAGTTAACTTATACATTCGATGGAGGTCCTCATGAAAAAATATGCCAGTTTACTAATTAGTTTCCTACTCGCCCTGGTACTAGTCGCCTGTCGTCCCCAGTCTAATCAGACGCATACAATAAGCGGCCAGGTGAGCCAAATTAACCCTGATGGCTTTAATTTGCGTGATCAGCAGGGCCAGGAATATCAGATTATTACGTCAACCAGTAATCAACCTGAGCTACAGGCTGGCG
Proteins encoded in this window:
- a CDS encoding rhodanese-like domain-containing protein; the encoded protein is MKQVTIEEFQSIVENQDDLHILDVRPKDLYEAGHVPGAVHLPLSQLEDSLDELDKDTHYYTICHDGVGSKKAATILDENGFDVTNVEKGVPDYQGELEK
- a CDS encoding acetoin reductase; translation: MSERVAVITGSGAGLGKGIAQRLAKDGFKIVISDIHEDTAENTAKELQDEGYEATYFVGDVSKREDQFDLVAHAVDAYGRLDVFINNAGVEGIKPLAQVDEETFDKMVAINVKGVLWGIQAATEQMKKQNKDRIYKVINACSIAGHESYDLLGIYSMTKHAVRSLTQSAAKEYAEAGITVNAYCPGVAGTEMWDRIDAEMAKYNGNAPGETFEQFSSSILMGRSQEPEDVAGLVSYLASEDSDYMTGQAILIDGGMVMR